One genomic region from Arenicella chitinivorans encodes:
- a CDS encoding type I restriction endonuclease subunit R, producing the protein MAMTEETLVQEVTADYLLNQLQWDESVLGMYEKLGKEGDLGRLSEQEVVLTRHLGEKLVELNPGLPDVAYQEALRVVCEMPASTNIAAVNKEKYSLHKNGVEVSFHNDKGERVKKRLRLFDFDNYENNHFLLVRELWIKGDIYRRRADLVGFVNGIPLLFMEVKNVHKDIRAAYEQNLADYKDTVPHLFYHNAFIILGNGIDAKIGSVSSKFEHFNDWKRLKENEPGVVDMETLLKGTCSKTNLMDIFENFTLFDQSSGRLAKIVARNHQYLGVIRAIDAVVNRGERLGKLGVFWHTQGSGKSYSIVFFAQMVHRKLGGNYTFMVLTDREDLDSQIYKTFAGCGLVDNDKDPCRAGSGKDLKALIGQQKAFVFTLIQKFNEKVDPEKPYSERDDIIVITDEAHRTQYGTLSLNMRNALPNASFIGFTGTPLFKDDEITKKVFGDYISTYDFQRAVEDKATVPLYYDARGEELVFTDEDGNEHTVADPKGINERIAEKLDELEIEDVDVQQRLERELKRDYHIITATSRLDQIARDFVTHYANAWETGKAMFVCLDKITCVRMHKLINFYWQQEIKTKEKALLSATDEQDLAWRERQLAWMKETLMAVVVSEEQGEVAKFEKWGLDIKPHRQLLKAGFELADGSRLDMEEAFKSSEHPFRVAVVCAMWLTGFDVPTLSTLYLDKPLKAHTLMQAIARANRVAEGKNNGLIVDYCGILKNLRKALATFAGAGDEGHGGGEGENEPAKPNEELLESLNESISFVAEFLRKHDFELSRIITETGFAKNAAIAQAKEIINQNDETRKRFEVMAREVFNKFKACINVPGVNGYRDMRDAINVLYKSLQADKEKADISDIMKELYEIVDASIDTTHKVKEPKPDGDRIYDISKIDFERLRQEFSRSERKNTTVQSLKNAVEKKLARLMMENPLRTDYQEHYEKLVKEYNQEKDRVVIEKTFEALLKLNEELSHEEKRAIREGLDEESLVLFDLLSKPNLQPKEIAKIKQVATTLLATLKAERLKVANWQQKESTRDAVKQQIFDFLYDERTGLPVEQYEEDEISDITERVFLHIYRAYPKLPSPIYG; encoded by the coding sequence ATGGCCATGACAGAAGAAACCCTGGTTCAGGAAGTCACCGCAGACTACTTGCTGAATCAGTTGCAGTGGGATGAATCTGTTCTTGGCATGTATGAAAAGCTGGGTAAGGAAGGTGATTTAGGTCGGCTGTCAGAGCAAGAGGTGGTGTTAACCCGCCATTTGGGTGAGAAGCTGGTTGAGCTAAATCCTGGCTTGCCGGATGTCGCCTACCAGGAGGCATTGCGCGTGGTTTGTGAGATGCCAGCATCCACCAATATTGCTGCCGTGAATAAGGAGAAATATTCTCTTCATAAAAATGGCGTGGAAGTGAGCTTCCACAACGACAAAGGTGAGCGGGTAAAGAAGCGTCTTCGCCTGTTTGATTTTGATAATTACGAAAATAATCACTTTTTACTGGTCAGAGAGCTTTGGATTAAAGGTGATATTTATCGGCGCCGGGCAGACCTTGTCGGCTTTGTGAATGGCATTCCGCTGCTGTTTATGGAGGTGAAAAACGTTCACAAGGATATTCGTGCGGCCTATGAGCAAAATCTTGCCGATTACAAAGACACCGTCCCGCACCTGTTTTATCACAACGCCTTTATTATTTTGGGCAATGGCATTGACGCCAAGATTGGCTCCGTTTCCAGTAAATTTGAGCATTTCAATGATTGGAAGCGATTGAAAGAGAATGAGCCAGGTGTGGTTGATATGGAGACCTTGCTGAAGGGAACCTGTTCCAAAACTAACCTTATGGACATCTTTGAAAACTTCACCCTGTTTGACCAGAGCTCTGGCCGCTTGGCGAAAATCGTTGCCCGCAATCACCAATACCTTGGTGTTATCCGTGCAATTGATGCCGTTGTGAATCGAGGTGAGCGTTTGGGTAAGTTGGGGGTTTTCTGGCACACCCAGGGTTCTGGCAAGTCTTATTCGATTGTATTTTTCGCCCAGATGGTGCATCGAAAGCTGGGTGGCAACTATACCTTCATGGTTTTGACTGACCGGGAAGACCTGGATTCACAGATTTATAAAACCTTTGCAGGCTGTGGCTTAGTCGATAACGATAAAGACCCGTGCCGAGCGGGTAGCGGTAAAGACCTCAAAGCACTGATCGGCCAGCAAAAAGCCTTTGTGTTCACCCTCATTCAAAAATTTAATGAAAAGGTAGACCCTGAAAAACCTTATTCCGAGCGCGACGACATTATCGTCATCACCGACGAAGCTCACCGCACGCAATATGGCACTTTGTCGTTAAACATGCGCAACGCCTTGCCCAATGCCAGTTTTATCGGCTTCACCGGAACGCCATTATTTAAAGATGATGAGATAACCAAGAAGGTTTTTGGTGATTACATCTCTACCTATGACTTTCAGCGGGCTGTCGAGGATAAGGCGACAGTGCCGTTGTACTACGATGCCCGTGGTGAAGAGTTGGTATTTACCGATGAAGATGGCAACGAGCACACGGTTGCCGACCCCAAAGGCATCAATGAGCGCATAGCGGAAAAGCTGGATGAGTTGGAAATTGAGGATGTAGACGTTCAACAAAGGTTGGAGCGAGAGCTGAAGCGTGATTATCACATTATCACTGCAACCAGCCGACTGGATCAGATAGCACGTGACTTTGTGACTCATTATGCCAACGCTTGGGAAACCGGCAAGGCGATGTTTGTGTGCCTCGACAAGATCACTTGTGTACGGATGCACAAATTGATCAATTTTTACTGGCAACAGGAAATTAAAACCAAAGAAAAAGCACTTTTGTCGGCTACGGATGAGCAGGATCTAGCTTGGCGAGAGCGGCAATTGGCGTGGATGAAAGAAACGCTGATGGCGGTTGTGGTCAGTGAAGAACAAGGTGAAGTCGCCAAGTTCGAAAAATGGGGGCTGGATATCAAGCCTCACCGCCAGTTGCTTAAAGCAGGATTTGAACTGGCTGATGGCTCTCGACTTGACATGGAAGAAGCCTTTAAATCCAGTGAGCACCCATTCAGAGTGGCTGTCGTGTGTGCCATGTGGTTAACCGGGTTTGATGTGCCAACACTTTCCACCCTTTATTTGGACAAGCCGTTGAAGGCGCATACCTTGATGCAAGCCATTGCCAGGGCAAATCGCGTAGCGGAAGGAAAGAACAACGGGCTGATAGTGGATTACTGCGGGATACTGAAAAACCTGCGTAAAGCCTTGGCGACCTTCGCCGGTGCTGGCGACGAGGGTCATGGCGGAGGTGAGGGCGAAAATGAACCCGCCAAGCCCAATGAAGAGTTGTTGGAAAGCCTGAACGAGTCGATCAGTTTTGTTGCCGAGTTTTTACGAAAGCATGATTTTGAACTAAGCCGGATTATTACAGAAACAGGTTTTGCTAAAAATGCAGCGATTGCTCAAGCCAAGGAAATCATCAATCAAAATGACGAAACACGGAAACGTTTCGAGGTAATGGCCAGAGAGGTGTTCAACAAGTTTAAAGCCTGCATTAACGTGCCTGGCGTTAATGGCTATCGTGATATGCGCGATGCAATCAACGTACTCTATAAGAGTTTGCAGGCAGATAAAGAGAAAGCCGACATCTCCGATATTATGAAAGAGCTGTACGAAATTGTCGACGCTAGTATCGATACCACACATAAAGTCAAAGAGCCGAAACCGGATGGTGATCGAATTTACGATATCAGCAAGATCGATTTTGAACGACTCCGCCAAGAGTTTTCTAGATCAGAGCGAAAGAATACTACAGTGCAATCGCTCAAGAATGCGGTTGAGAAGAAGCTAGCCCGGCTCATGATGGAGAACCCGTTACGTACTGATTATCAAGAGCACTACGAAAAATTGGTTAAGGAATATAACCAGGAAAAGGATCGCGTTGTTATTGAAAAAACTTTTGAGGCACTGTTAAAACTGAATGAAGAGCTTTCTCATGAAGAGAAGCGCGCAATTAGGGAAGGCTTGGACGAGGAGTCTTTGGTATTGTTTGATCTCCTTAGTAAGCCGAATTTGCAGCCAAAAGAGATTGCCAAGATCAAACAAGTCGCCACTACGTTGTTGGCGACGCTAAAGGCAGAGCGGCTGAAAGTTGCGAACTGGCAGCAAAAAGAATCGACGCGTGACGCGGTTAAGCAGCAGATATTCGATTTTCTCTACGATGAAAGAACAGGGTTGCCCGTTGAGCAATATGAAGAGGATGAGATTTCAGATATCACTGAAAGAGTTTTTCTTCATATTTATAGAGCTTATCCGAAGCTTCCATCGCCTATTTATGGTTAG